The following coding sequences lie in one Caproicibacterium argilliputei genomic window:
- a CDS encoding SGNH/GDSL hydrolase family protein, giving the protein MNGPVAPKDPEKKRPYFYIMRDKEVFGAKQESGKGVQFIYEDNGRLINSAQIAGNITDEATLDLLKTTAGFRKLVHSIGVSAQTENPNEALEFVFQMYGKTDVYGSGTNIRAKLTGNGMETRIHLNEIAWSAEDNVPGQIRFEFDTPELLANVSVRFYLNDGFTAPEPIEDQAIDFASGDYKKMIARSLLQLGNTARLKKAAAKAQRGEDVTIAFIGGSITQGAGATPINTESYAYQFYRRFAETYGTGSNVHLIKAGVGGTPSELGMIRFERDVLRDGSVKPDLVVIEFAVNDEGDETKGICYESLVRKALKLPEQPAVILLFCVFAHDWNLQERLSPVGKLYHLPMVSILDAVSPQFPLKPGEGRVLSKNQFFYDVFHPSNTGHLIMADCLAYLVKQAVAQKKTEADQTEALLQQKPVLGGTYEDVRLLDRKDNFIGAKIDCGSFAEHDDDLQCVEQDDHLETTPEFPYNWCHTGTETNNDAFRLQLTCKALLLVYKDSGETNAGQADVFVDGKKVMTVNPRTIGWTHCNPLILFHEETAKAHTVELRMVETDRSKKFTILGFGYVK; this is encoded by the coding sequence ATGAACGGACCGGTTGCACCAAAAGATCCTGAGAAAAAACGCCCCTATTTTTACATTATGCGCGACAAGGAAGTGTTCGGCGCAAAGCAGGAAAGCGGCAAAGGCGTCCAGTTTATTTATGAGGACAACGGCCGCCTCATTAACAGCGCGCAAATTGCGGGCAACATCACCGATGAAGCCACCCTGGACCTGCTGAAAACAACTGCCGGTTTCCGGAAGCTGGTACACAGCATCGGCGTTAGCGCACAAACGGAAAATCCGAACGAAGCCCTGGAATTTGTCTTTCAGATGTACGGCAAAACGGACGTTTACGGCAGCGGCACCAACATCCGCGCCAAACTGACCGGCAACGGCATGGAAACCCGCATCCACCTCAACGAAATTGCGTGGTCGGCAGAGGATAACGTGCCGGGACAGATTCGGTTCGAGTTTGACACACCGGAGCTTCTGGCAAACGTCAGTGTGCGCTTCTACTTAAATGACGGCTTTACCGCCCCCGAACCGATCGAAGACCAGGCAATCGACTTTGCTTCGGGCGACTACAAAAAAATGATTGCACGTTCCCTGCTGCAATTGGGCAACACCGCCCGCCTGAAAAAAGCGGCCGCCAAAGCACAGCGCGGCGAGGATGTCACCATTGCATTCATCGGCGGCTCCATCACGCAGGGTGCAGGCGCCACGCCCATCAACACAGAAAGTTATGCCTATCAATTTTACCGCCGCTTCGCGGAAACATACGGCACAGGCAGCAATGTTCACCTGATTAAAGCCGGTGTCGGCGGCACACCGTCTGAGTTGGGCATGATTCGTTTTGAACGCGACGTGCTGCGCGACGGCAGTGTCAAACCCGACCTCGTGGTCATTGAATTTGCCGTCAACGACGAAGGGGACGAAACCAAAGGAATCTGCTACGAAAGTCTGGTGCGCAAAGCCTTGAAGCTGCCGGAGCAGCCCGCTGTGATTCTGCTGTTCTGCGTGTTTGCGCACGACTGGAACCTGCAGGAGCGCCTTTCGCCTGTCGGCAAGCTGTACCACCTGCCCATGGTCAGCATTCTGGACGCGGTCAGTCCGCAGTTCCCACTAAAGCCGGGCGAAGGCCGTGTGCTGTCTAAAAATCAGTTCTTCTACGATGTGTTCCATCCGAGCAACACGGGGCACCTCATCATGGCAGACTGCTTGGCGTATCTGGTAAAGCAGGCTGTGGCGCAGAAGAAAACGGAAGCCGACCAAACGGAAGCGCTTCTGCAGCAGAAGCCGGTTCTGGGCGGCACCTATGAAGATGTCCGCCTGCTGGACCGCAAAGATAACTTTATCGGTGCAAAAATCGACTGCGGCAGTTTTGCGGAACATGACGATGACCTGCAGTGCGTAGAGCAGGACGACCATCTGGAAACCACGCCGGAGTTCCCGTACAACTGGTGTCACACCGGCACAGAAACCAATAACGATGCTTTCCGGCTGCAGCTTACCTGCAAGGCACTGCTGCTGGTTTACAAAGACTCCGGTGAAACCAATGCCGGTCAGGCGGATGTTTTTGTGGACGGCAAAAAAGTGATGACCGTCAACCCCCGCACCATCGGCTGGACACACTGCAACCCGCTGATTCTGTTCCATGAGGAAACCGCCAAAGCACACACGGTAGAGCTTCGCATGGTGGAAACAGACCGCAGCAAGAAATTTACCATTCTGGGCTTCGGCTATGTAAAATAG
- a CDS encoding glycosyl hydrolase 115 family protein, whose product MEFSFVKGGTAACWILEREAYTGVAKIAKKVCGDTQLVTGVCPEIRLNPAGCAAPVIIGTLAHSPLLQQLEQAGKADFSAIRGKWETFSFQLVSKPFAGVEQALVIAGSDKRGTIYGLFHLSELLHVSPWVRFGDAVPQKQTKVTFTEKDNFISKEPSVKYRGFFINDEWPAFGNWTFAHFGGFTAEMYDMIFETLLRLKGNYLWPAMWTSSFTLDGPGEENARLADEYGVVMCNSHHEPCLRHSEEWDKVRGENSPYGNEWNYYTNREGLLRYWHDGLQRSGKYENVITIGMRGERDSSMLGPDATLKQNIDLLKDIITEQRRLITETVTPVSGEMPQMLALYKEVEAYFYGDKSTPGLKDWDGLDGVTLMLCEDNFGNMRTLPTEALRGHRGGWGMYYHFDYHGGPVSYEWVNSSYLPKVWDQMTEAYEFGIRDIWVVNVGDLKFQEYPLSFFMDLAYDYEKWGSKNLNAPEEYLQSWVQREFRALPPRQKTLLADVMRGYTKLSHNRKPEALRPDTYHPVHYAEAERVLRQAEGIKEKLEFLKQNVPQELLPEFWELVYYPAMGNLNVLELNLYAGWNHFAAEVGATIANDYAEAMKACLARDRALTETFHHLLGGKWNGMGLSEHIGFTHWNDEDCRYPVQMSVEPAGKPRLVGYVAGEGTCTSGGDWTGKPLLMRQFLEAGINTGSFVLLNASAAPVAFTVDCDVPGVTFSKTVGVVSKREEIQVTVNKTLLPKDSSFTVRYTGGNLRFVLCADYAVLPQCPPKTFLEAGGLISIEAEHFAACRPGNGGAFTVLPAYGKTLSGVKALPCTASFTPKTAPCLDYAVRTTGAGVWTALFYSAPANPPESGQNLSFGLQVNHEETQTVTLLPEGYDAGNPACAPWCEMVLDQIRVTPCRVSLQDGINTLRVFALDPGFTLEKIVLVRSTDRLLSSYLGPQETYFCE is encoded by the coding sequence ATGGAATTTTCGTTCGTCAAGGGCGGCACCGCCGCCTGCTGGATTTTGGAACGCGAAGCATACACCGGTGTCGCAAAAATTGCAAAGAAAGTCTGCGGCGACACCCAGCTGGTCACCGGCGTCTGCCCGGAAATTCGGCTGAATCCCGCAGGCTGCGCCGCCCCGGTCATTATCGGCACCTTGGCGCACAGTCCGCTGCTGCAGCAGCTGGAGCAGGCGGGAAAAGCGGACTTTTCCGCCATCCGCGGCAAGTGGGAAACGTTTTCGTTTCAACTGGTTTCCAAACCTTTTGCAGGGGTGGAGCAGGCACTGGTCATTGCCGGCAGTGACAAGCGCGGCACCATTTACGGTCTGTTTCACTTGTCCGAGCTGCTGCACGTTTCTCCGTGGGTGCGCTTCGGGGATGCGGTTCCGCAGAAACAGACAAAGGTTACTTTTACGGAAAAGGACAATTTCATTTCCAAGGAACCGTCAGTCAAATACCGTGGGTTTTTTATCAATGACGAATGGCCCGCTTTCGGTAACTGGACCTTTGCGCACTTCGGCGGCTTCACCGCAGAAATGTACGACATGATTTTTGAAACCCTGCTGCGGCTCAAGGGCAACTACCTCTGGCCTGCCATGTGGACCTCCTCCTTCACGCTGGACGGCCCCGGCGAAGAAAATGCAAGGCTGGCAGATGAGTACGGCGTGGTCATGTGCAACTCCCACCACGAACCTTGCCTGCGCCACAGTGAGGAATGGGACAAAGTGCGCGGCGAAAACTCGCCCTACGGCAACGAGTGGAACTACTACACCAACCGCGAAGGGCTGCTGCGCTACTGGCACGACGGTTTACAGCGCAGCGGAAAGTATGAAAACGTCATCACCATTGGTATGCGCGGCGAGCGGGATTCCTCTATGCTGGGTCCGGACGCCACACTAAAGCAGAACATCGACCTGCTCAAGGACATCATCACCGAGCAGCGTCGGCTCATTACCGAAACGGTCACACCGGTTTCCGGAGAAATGCCGCAGATGCTGGCACTTTACAAAGAAGTAGAAGCGTATTTTTACGGAGACAAAAGCACTCCCGGTCTGAAAGACTGGGACGGTCTGGACGGCGTTACCCTGATGCTCTGTGAAGATAACTTTGGCAATATGCGCACTCTGCCCACCGAAGCGCTGCGCGGTCACCGCGGCGGCTGGGGAATGTACTACCATTTCGACTACCATGGCGGTCCCGTTTCGTATGAATGGGTCAACAGCTCCTACCTGCCCAAGGTGTGGGACCAGATGACCGAAGCCTATGAATTCGGCATCCGTGACATCTGGGTGGTCAACGTCGGCGATTTGAAGTTTCAGGAGTATCCCCTCAGCTTTTTCATGGATCTGGCGTATGACTATGAAAAATGGGGCAGCAAAAACCTGAACGCGCCGGAAGAATATCTGCAAAGCTGGGTGCAGCGTGAATTCCGCGCGCTGCCGCCGCGGCAGAAAACCCTGCTGGCAGATGTGATGCGCGGATACACCAAGCTCAGCCATAACCGCAAGCCAGAAGCCCTGCGGCCGGACACCTACCATCCGGTGCACTATGCCGAGGCGGAGCGAGTTTTGCGGCAGGCAGAGGGAATCAAGGAAAAACTGGAGTTTTTAAAGCAGAATGTGCCGCAGGAACTGCTGCCGGAATTCTGGGAACTAGTGTACTACCCCGCCATGGGAAATCTCAATGTGTTGGAGCTGAACCTATACGCCGGCTGGAATCATTTTGCGGCAGAAGTCGGCGCGACCATCGCGAATGATTACGCGGAAGCCATGAAAGCCTGCCTCGCGCGCGACCGCGCGCTGACGGAAACCTTCCACCATCTGCTCGGCGGCAAATGGAACGGCATGGGACTTTCCGAACACATCGGCTTTACCCACTGGAATGATGAGGACTGCCGCTATCCGGTACAGATGTCTGTGGAGCCTGCCGGCAAGCCGCGTTTGGTAGGCTATGTAGCAGGAGAAGGCACCTGCACCTCCGGCGGTGACTGGACGGGAAAGCCGCTTTTGATGCGGCAGTTCCTGGAGGCGGGCATCAACACCGGCAGCTTCGTCCTGCTCAATGCCAGCGCGGCGCCGGTCGCTTTCACCGTGGACTGCGATGTTCCCGGCGTCACGTTTTCCAAAACCGTGGGCGTCGTTTCCAAGCGGGAAGAAATTCAAGTGACCGTCAACAAAACGCTTCTGCCGAAAGACAGCAGCTTCACCGTCCGGTACACGGGGGGAAACCTGCGCTTTGTACTCTGCGCCGACTATGCGGTGCTGCCCCAGTGCCCGCCGAAAACTTTTCTGGAAGCAGGCGGTCTGATTTCTATCGAAGCAGAGCACTTCGCTGCCTGCCGGCCGGGAAACGGCGGTGCTTTCACCGTTCTGCCGGCATACGGAAAAACGCTTTCCGGCGTCAAGGCGCTGCCCTGTACCGCAAGCTTCACACCGAAAACCGCACCTTGCCTGGATTACGCTGTACGCACCACCGGCGCCGGTGTATGGACCGCCCTGTTTTACAGCGCGCCCGCCAATCCGCCGGAGAGTGGACAGAACCTGTCCTTCGGCCTGCAGGTAAATCATGAGGAAACACAAACTGTGACGCTGCTGCCAGAGGGCTACGATGCCGGCAATCCTGCCTGCGCGCCGTGGTGCGAAATGGTGCTGGATCAGATTCGGGTGACACCGTGCCGGGTATCTCTGCAGGATGGTATCAACACCTTGCGCGTTTTTGCCCTGGACCCCGGCTTTACACTTGAAAAAATCGTTTTGGTTCGCAGTACGGACCGCCTGCTGTCCTCATATCTGGGACCGCAGGAAACCTATTTCTGCGAATAA
- a CDS encoding helix-turn-helix transcriptional regulator, which yields MQVQDRNSICNIFPHIFYTVNRVALPEWFLDNRTACHNLMLVYGGRAEFTCNGTAKPAAAGDLFYFKPGDYRTAHTFADCPMKSFAVDFTYICPTFFDGTWQSREPALPFSFQQHLAEPYLMDRLTTLFFQMNETALSVPDPSDRQVREIFTQILLLLFQAVQRRPYDFSAAQKVETVIHYMTRHFTEPLTLAQLAACVQISESYLGKIFKTVTGKSPVDYLIGIRISRAKVLLKEGMSVSEASRKAGFSDIYYFSRTFKKREGLSPSAFAAL from the coding sequence ATGCAGGTACAGGACAGAAATTCCATTTGCAATATTTTTCCGCATATCTTCTATACCGTCAACCGCGTTGCGCTGCCGGAGTGGTTTCTCGACAACCGAACAGCGTGTCACAACCTGATGCTGGTGTACGGCGGCAGGGCCGAATTCACCTGCAACGGCACCGCGAAGCCGGCGGCGGCCGGCGACCTGTTTTACTTTAAGCCGGGGGACTACCGCACCGCCCATACCTTTGCCGACTGCCCGATGAAAAGCTTCGCGGTGGATTTTACGTATATCTGCCCAACTTTCTTTGACGGTACCTGGCAGTCGCGCGAGCCGGCGCTGCCGTTTTCCTTTCAGCAGCATTTGGCAGAGCCATACTTAATGGATCGGCTGACGACTCTGTTTTTCCAAATGAATGAAACCGCGCTTTCTGTTCCGGACCCGTCAGACCGGCAGGTGCGCGAGATTTTCACCCAGATTCTGTTGCTGCTGTTTCAGGCAGTGCAAAGGCGCCCCTATGATTTCTCTGCCGCCCAAAAGGTAGAAACGGTTATCCACTACATGACCCGACACTTTACAGAGCCGCTCACACTGGCGCAGCTGGCAGCCTGTGTGCAAATCAGCGAATCCTATCTGGGAAAAATTTTCAAGACTGTCACGGGTAAGTCACCGGTTGACTATTTAATCGGTATCCGCATTAGCCGCGCAAAGGTTTTGCTGAAAGAGGGAATGTCCGTTTCGGAAGCGTCCCGCAAGGCAGGTTTCAGCGATATTTATTACTTCAGCCGCACATTTAAAAAACGGGAGGGTCTGAGCCCTTCCGCCTTTGCCGCTTTATAA
- the hemC gene encoding hydroxymethylbilane synthase, protein MKIKIGTRGSKLALIQTETVCDKLRQAYPEHTFEIEIISTKGDVVQNRPLHEIGGSGLFVREIEQKLLQDEIQLGVHSMKDMPAVLPEGLVFAKAWPREDPRDALILRETPSLQELPQGAVIGTGSKRRAFQLLALRPDLRIVNLRGNVDTRLRKMEEQKLDGIVLAAAGLHRLGLQQRITQYLEPAQMIPSPTQGFLALECRRENTGLLQMLQAFSEENAETTAQAERAFLREIGADCHMPVGALCTPQNGAFRLDALYGREDGSRLARASVTGSDPQRLAAQAARRIRSQLAGTVCLVSGGPGDSELVTVKGLRQIREADCILYDRLSPAELPTLAKPQCEKIFVGKQNAHPSMRQDAINRLLIAKAMQYDKVVRLKGGDAYVFGRGGEEALALREAGVPFSVIPGVSSATAGLACAGIPITHRGIASGFHVLTAHGQTDALADIDFDALAKSRETCVFLMGLSKVGEITQRLLQAGMDGQTDAAVISCAATPRQRVCTADLQHLAKAVEAACLPSPALIVVGGVVRLRDKLNFFEKQPLFGKRCLVPKIGTRPAPLAQKLRACGAEVQEVTVGEIVQIPAALSAEKLQAVRWILFTSRNGIDAFFASLQAAGLDSRSLANTKIAVIGHSTGRHLRQYGLHPDLTAETANSSSLCQTLGRVLSLSDTVWYPKAAQADHSIRDVLAAFCHFEELPIYENRPVPPKEFDPTFAASCEAVFFTCASSAKRVLQALGHVPAAWGTQTTVVSIGPKCSAALRQCGVASILEADSASPDAMVKALLAQQKLQ, encoded by the coding sequence ATGAAAATAAAGATTGGAACCCGCGGCTCCAAACTGGCACTGATACAAACAGAAACCGTCTGTGACAAACTGCGGCAGGCTTATCCGGAGCATACCTTTGAAATCGAAATCATCTCCACAAAGGGAGATGTGGTGCAGAACCGCCCGCTGCATGAAATTGGTGGCAGCGGCCTGTTTGTGCGGGAAATCGAGCAGAAGCTTTTGCAGGATGAAATTCAACTGGGTGTGCACAGCATGAAAGATATGCCCGCTGTGCTGCCGGAAGGACTGGTCTTTGCCAAGGCATGGCCGCGCGAAGATCCGCGCGACGCTTTAATCCTGCGAGAAACCCCCTCGCTGCAGGAACTGCCGCAAGGTGCGGTTATCGGTACCGGCAGCAAGCGGCGCGCGTTTCAGCTGCTGGCGCTCCGGCCGGATCTGAGAATTGTCAATCTGCGCGGCAATGTTGACACCCGCCTGCGCAAGATGGAGGAGCAGAAGCTAGACGGCATCGTGCTGGCAGCCGCCGGTCTGCACCGGCTTGGACTGCAGCAGCGCATTACACAGTATCTGGAACCGGCGCAGATGATTCCCTCCCCGACGCAGGGATTTCTCGCACTGGAGTGCCGGCGTGAAAACACTGGTCTGCTGCAAATGCTCCAAGCATTCAGCGAGGAAAACGCTGAAACGACCGCACAGGCTGAGCGTGCGTTCCTGCGTGAAATCGGCGCGGACTGCCATATGCCAGTCGGTGCGCTCTGCACCCCACAGAACGGTGCGTTCCGTCTGGACGCGCTGTATGGTCGGGAAGACGGCAGCCGCCTTGCCCGCGCGTCTGTCACCGGCAGCGACCCGCAGCGGCTTGCCGCACAAGCCGCCCGCCGGATTCGCAGCCAGCTGGCCGGCACCGTCTGTCTGGTCAGCGGCGGCCCCGGAGACAGCGAACTGGTCACCGTCAAGGGGCTGCGGCAGATTCGTGAAGCCGACTGCATTCTGTACGACCGGCTTTCTCCAGCGGAGCTGCCCACCCTTGCCAAGCCGCAGTGTGAAAAAATCTTCGTCGGCAAGCAGAACGCCCACCCCTCCATGCGGCAGGACGCCATCAACCGCCTGCTGATTGCCAAAGCCATGCAGTACGACAAAGTGGTACGTCTGAAAGGCGGGGACGCTTACGTCTTTGGGCGCGGCGGCGAAGAGGCACTTGCCCTGCGGGAAGCCGGCGTGCCCTTCTCGGTAATTCCCGGCGTCAGTTCCGCCACGGCAGGTCTTGCCTGTGCCGGCATTCCCATTACGCACCGCGGCATTGCCTCCGGTTTTCATGTACTGACAGCACACGGACAGACGGATGCTCTTGCCGATATCGACTTTGACGCATTGGCAAAAAGCCGCGAAACCTGCGTCTTCCTGATGGGGCTAAGCAAGGTCGGCGAAATTACTCAACGACTGCTGCAAGCCGGCATGGACGGGCAAACCGACGCGGCAGTGATTTCCTGCGCCGCCACGCCCCGGCAGCGTGTCTGCACAGCGGACTTACAGCATCTGGCAAAGGCTGTGGAAGCAGCCTGCCTGCCCTCTCCTGCCCTCATTGTGGTCGGCGGCGTGGTGCGGCTGCGGGACAAGCTGAATTTCTTTGAGAAGCAGCCCCTGTTCGGCAAGCGGTGTCTGGTGCCCAAAATCGGCACGCGCCCCGCGCCGCTGGCACAGAAACTGCGCGCGTGCGGCGCGGAAGTGCAGGAAGTTACCGTCGGTGAAATCGTGCAGATTCCGGCGGCGCTCTCTGCAGAAAAGCTGCAGGCAGTCCGCTGGATACTCTTTACCAGCCGGAATGGAATCGATGCGTTTTTCGCTTCCCTGCAGGCTGCCGGATTGGACAGTCGCAGCCTTGCCAACACAAAAATCGCGGTCATTGGGCACAGCACAGGCAGGCACCTGCGGCAATACGGTCTGCACCCTGACCTGACCGCAGAAACAGCAAACAGCAGCAGCCTGTGTCAAACGCTTGGCCGGGTGCTTTCGCTGTCTGACACGGTGTGGTACCCCAAAGCCGCGCAGGCCGACCATAGCATTCGGGACGTGCTTGCCGCATTCTGCCATTTTGAGGAACTTCCCATTTACGAAAACCGTCCGGTTCCCCCAAAGGAGTTTGACCCCACTTTCGCTGCATCCTGCGAAGCGGTCTTCTTTACCTGTGCTTCCTCTGCAAAGCGCGTGCTGCAGGCGCTGGGGCACGTTCCCGCGGCGTGGGGCACACAGACCACCGTGGTCAGCATCGGGCCAAAGTGCAGTGCAGCCCTGCGGCAGTGCGGCGTTGCTTCCATTCTGGAGGCAGACAGCGCCTCGCCGGATGCCATGGTTAAGGCACTGCTGGCACAGCAAAAACTGCAGTAA
- the hemA gene encoding glutamyl-tRNA reductase: MQFGFWGLSYKSAGLNIRDKASFTDSAKLTFLNHAESFGVEQCLLLSTCNRTEAYFFFTHSEQYNQMKALLERTFPEVPLADCLNGCTGKDALAHLFAVTAGLESQVLGEDQILGQVKSALDFTKAMGFSKKELSRVVTDAVACAKRIKTELKISEIPLSVSYVGICQLKAACGIAGRSVLILGSGKMAALALRYVCDCGAGHVIVCSRTLSHAQALQHEFAGIRIIAYPERYAALQQSDIVISATSAPHLVLRSCDCTVTDPLYLLDLAAPRDIDPAFAQNPLCHLWDLDSLQQTVLKNQEQRNQLAEKSKAYIQEALEETGRWLAASRMDSTIASLQQRCREISDDSFQYLDRRLELTDHEQKIVRRTLDAALRRLLREPILELKRPHSSEEQEQYKEVVRRLFQIEQEEHVS, encoded by the coding sequence ATGCAGTTTGGCTTTTGGGGATTAAGTTACAAAAGTGCGGGACTAAACATTCGGGACAAGGCTTCCTTTACCGACAGCGCAAAGCTGACGTTTCTCAACCATGCGGAATCCTTCGGTGTGGAGCAGTGTCTGCTGCTTTCCACCTGCAACCGCACAGAAGCATATTTCTTTTTTACCCACTCGGAGCAGTATAACCAGATGAAGGCGCTGCTGGAGCGTACCTTTCCCGAAGTGCCGCTGGCAGACTGCCTGAACGGCTGTACCGGCAAGGATGCGCTGGCGCATCTGTTTGCCGTCACGGCAGGTCTGGAGTCACAGGTTCTGGGCGAAGACCAGATTCTGGGGCAGGTAAAAAGCGCACTCGACTTCACCAAAGCAATGGGCTTCAGCAAAAAGGAACTGAGCCGGGTGGTAACAGACGCAGTCGCGTGCGCCAAGCGCATCAAAACGGAGCTGAAAATCAGCGAAATTCCCCTGTCGGTCAGCTACGTCGGCATTTGCCAACTGAAAGCCGCCTGCGGCATTGCGGGACGCAGCGTGCTGATCCTCGGCAGCGGAAAAATGGCAGCTTTGGCGCTGCGCTATGTCTGCGACTGCGGTGCGGGCCATGTCATCGTTTGCTCCCGCACGCTGTCGCACGCGCAGGCACTGCAGCACGAATTTGCAGGTATCCGCATTATTGCTTATCCGGAGCGCTACGCCGCCCTGCAACAGAGCGACATCGTCATTTCCGCGACCTCTGCCCCCCATCTGGTTTTGCGCAGCTGTGACTGCACCGTAACCGACCCGCTGTACCTGCTGGATCTGGCAGCCCCGCGGGACATTGACCCTGCCTTCGCACAAAACCCACTGTGCCACCTGTGGGATTTGGACAGCTTGCAGCAGACTGTCCTGAAAAATCAGGAACAGCGGAATCAATTGGCAGAAAAAAGCAAAGCCTACATTCAGGAAGCACTGGAGGAAACCGGCCGCTGGCTTGCCGCCAGCCGGATGGACAGCACCATCGCCTCGCTGCAGCAGCGCTGCCGGGAAATCAGCGACGACAGTTTTCAGTATCTGGACCGCAGGCTGGAACTCACCGACCACGAGCAAAAAATTGTCCGGCGCACACTGGACGCAGCCCTGCGCCGCCTGCTGCGGGAGCCGATTCTGGAACTGAAGCGCCCGCACTCCAGTGAGGAACAGGAGCAGTACAAAGAGGTGGTTCGCCGGCTGTTTCAGATTGAACAGGAGGAACACGTTTCATGA
- a CDS encoding 4Fe-4S binding protein has protein sequence MACTLTAEQIKQVKPLGFLHNKGTNLFNGRIITANGKITAAQTAAVALAAEKFGNGEVEFTTRLSIEVRGIPFAQIEAFRQFIASVGLETGGTGSVVRPVVSCKGTTCQYGLYDTFALSQKIHEQFYKGYQTVQLPHKFKIAVGGCPNNCVKPTLNDLGIVGQLVPRVDKEMCRGCKKCQIEAACPMHAPRFADDGVMHIHEEICNHCGRCVKKCPFNAIKSGTPGYRVYIGGRWGKQTAHGKPLHKIFTSEEELLRVVDKAILLFREQGKTGERFAQTIDRLGFENVEKQLLSDEILQRKQQILDA, from the coding sequence ATGGCATGTACATTAACCGCAGAACAAATCAAGCAGGTCAAGCCACTTGGCTTTCTGCACAATAAAGGCACCAATCTGTTTAACGGCAGAATCATAACCGCAAACGGAAAGATCACCGCTGCGCAGACCGCCGCTGTGGCGCTGGCCGCCGAAAAGTTCGGCAACGGCGAGGTGGAATTTACTACACGCCTGTCCATTGAGGTCCGCGGCATTCCTTTTGCGCAAATCGAAGCATTCCGCCAGTTTATTGCGTCCGTCGGGCTGGAAACCGGCGGCACCGGTTCGGTGGTGCGTCCGGTGGTTTCCTGCAAAGGAACCACCTGCCAGTACGGGCTGTATGATACCTTTGCGCTTTCGCAGAAAATCCATGAGCAGTTTTACAAGGGGTATCAAACAGTACAGCTGCCGCATAAGTTTAAAATTGCGGTTGGCGGCTGTCCGAACAACTGCGTAAAACCCACCCTCAATGATCTCGGTATTGTTGGTCAGCTGGTTCCCCGCGTGGATAAGGAAATGTGCAGAGGATGCAAAAAGTGCCAAATCGAAGCAGCCTGCCCGATGCACGCACCAAGGTTTGCAGACGATGGCGTCATGCATATCCATGAAGAAATCTGCAACCATTGCGGCCGCTGTGTGAAAAAGTGTCCTTTTAACGCGATTAAAAGCGGCACGCCCGGCTACCGGGTGTACATCGGCGGACGCTGGGGCAAGCAGACCGCACACGGCAAACCGTTACACAAAATTTTCACTTCGGAAGAGGAACTGCTGCGCGTGGTTGACAAGGCAATTCTGCTGTTCCGTGAGCAGGGCAAAACCGGCGAACGCTTTGCCCAGACCATTGACCGTCTGGGTTTTGAAAATGTGGAAAAGCAGCTGCTTTCAGATGAGATTCTGCAGCGCAAGCAGCAGATTCTGGACGCATAG